A single window of Castor canadensis chromosome 3, mCasCan1.hap1v2, whole genome shotgun sequence DNA harbors:
- the Gli4 gene encoding zinc finger protein GLI4 isoform X1 — MSRPQCRAGSPCPPAGRSCILPGARHLLSFLPVTVRSRNHLSRSTQTSLAKQVERSLVHTPSAGLRKMAALGDVEESPPVPPPISLSSPRTPAAPLHLHGHSHGSLGSSPEVPSQPTDLDLQEIAEVKNCRDTWPDSGSEPEQAPSPHTHGAEDGVAPDGGAPRGLLRSLPHRSQRGDSFGQESSLEPPSDQPSRAMPCKQRRGAWHVALLPQGAPGPEGSSERAPRQAGAKPHRCEACGKSFKYNSLLLKHQRIHTGEKPYACHECGKCFRGWSGFIQHHRIHTGEKPYECGQCGRAFSHSSHFTQHLRIHNGEKPYKCGDCGQAFSQSSNLVRHQRLHTGEKPYACSQCGKAFIWSSVLIEHQRIHTGEKPYECGDCGKAFRGRSHFFRHLRTHTGEKPFACGACGKAFGQSSQLIQHQRVHYRE, encoded by the exons ATGTCCCGTCCCCAGTGCCGCGCCGGCAGCCCCTGTCCCCCGGCCGGGCGCTCCTGCATCTTGCCAGGCGCGCGTCACCTGTTGTCCTTTCTCCCGGTCACGGTGAGAAGCAGAAACCACCTCTCGCGCTCGACTCAGACGTCTCTTGCAAAGCAAGTTGAAAG GTCCCTGGTGCACACACCTTCAGCAGGTCTCAGGAAGATGGCGGCCCTAGGAGATGTTGAGGAGTCTCCTCCTGTCCCACCCCCCATCAGTCTGTCGTCACCCAGGACACCTGCAGCACCGCTTCACCTCCATGGGCATTCACACG GTTCCCTTGGCTCCAGCCCTGAGGTGCCCTCCCAGCCAACAGACCTGGACCTCCAAGAGATAGCGGAAGTAAAAAATTGCAGAGACACCTGGCCTG ACTCTGGGTCCGAGCCAGAGCAGgctccctctccccacacacaTGGTGCCGAAGATGGGGTGGCTCCAGATGGAGGGGCGCCGCGGGGCCTCCTGAGGAGCCTTCCCCACAGGTCCCAGCGTGGGGACAGCTTTGGGCAGGAGTCCAGCTTGGAGCCGCCGTCTGATCAGCCCAGCAGAGCCATGCCCTGCAAGCAGAGGAGGGGCGCCTGGCATGTGGCTCTCCTGCCACAGGGAGCCCCTGGGCCGGAGGGCAGCTCCGAGCGGGCCCCGCGGCAGGCGGGTGCAAAGCCGCACCGCTGTGAGGCCTGCGGCAAGAGCTTCAAGTACAACTCGCTGCTGCTGAAGCACCAGCGCATCCACACGGGCGAGAAGCCCTATGCCTGCCACGAGTGCGGCAAGTGCTTCCGCGGCTGGTCGGGCTTCATCCAGCACCACCGCATCCACACGGGCGAGAAGCCGTACGAGTGCGGCCAGTGCGGGCGCGCCTTCAGCCACAGCTCGCACTTCACGCAGCACCTGCGCATCCACAACGGCGAGAAGCCCTACAAGTGCGGCGACTGCGGCCAGGCCTTCAGCCAGAGCTCCAACCTGGTGCGCCACCAGCGGCTGCACACGGGCGAGAAGCCGTACGCCTGCAGCCAGTGCGGCAAGGCCTTCATCTGGAGCTCCGTGCTCATCGAGCACCAGCGCATCCACACCGGCGAGAAGCCCTACGAGTGCGGCGATTGCGGCAAGGCCTTCCGCGGCCGCTCGCACTTCTTCCGGCACCTGCGGACCCACACCGGCGAGAAGCCCTTCGCCTGTGGCGCCTGCGGCAAGGCCTTCGGCCAGAGCTCGCAGCTCATCCAGCACCAGAGGGTGCACTACCGCGAGTAG
- the Gli4 gene encoding zinc finger protein GLI4 isoform X2 yields MSRPQCRAGSPCPPAGRSCILPGARHLLSFLPVTVRSRNHLSRSTQTSLAKSLVHTPSAGLRKMAALGDVEESPPVPPPISLSSPRTPAAPLHLHGHSHGSLGSSPEVPSQPTDLDLQEIAEVKNCRDTWPDSGSEPEQAPSPHTHGAEDGVAPDGGAPRGLLRSLPHRSQRGDSFGQESSLEPPSDQPSRAMPCKQRRGAWHVALLPQGAPGPEGSSERAPRQAGAKPHRCEACGKSFKYNSLLLKHQRIHTGEKPYACHECGKCFRGWSGFIQHHRIHTGEKPYECGQCGRAFSHSSHFTQHLRIHNGEKPYKCGDCGQAFSQSSNLVRHQRLHTGEKPYACSQCGKAFIWSSVLIEHQRIHTGEKPYECGDCGKAFRGRSHFFRHLRTHTGEKPFACGACGKAFGQSSQLIQHQRVHYRE; encoded by the exons ATGTCCCGTCCCCAGTGCCGCGCCGGCAGCCCCTGTCCCCCGGCCGGGCGCTCCTGCATCTTGCCAGGCGCGCGTCACCTGTTGTCCTTTCTCCCGGTCACGGTGAGAAGCAGAAACCACCTCTCGCGCTCGACTCAGACGTCTCTTGCAAA GTCCCTGGTGCACACACCTTCAGCAGGTCTCAGGAAGATGGCGGCCCTAGGAGATGTTGAGGAGTCTCCTCCTGTCCCACCCCCCATCAGTCTGTCGTCACCCAGGACACCTGCAGCACCGCTTCACCTCCATGGGCATTCACACG GTTCCCTTGGCTCCAGCCCTGAGGTGCCCTCCCAGCCAACAGACCTGGACCTCCAAGAGATAGCGGAAGTAAAAAATTGCAGAGACACCTGGCCTG ACTCTGGGTCCGAGCCAGAGCAGgctccctctccccacacacaTGGTGCCGAAGATGGGGTGGCTCCAGATGGAGGGGCGCCGCGGGGCCTCCTGAGGAGCCTTCCCCACAGGTCCCAGCGTGGGGACAGCTTTGGGCAGGAGTCCAGCTTGGAGCCGCCGTCTGATCAGCCCAGCAGAGCCATGCCCTGCAAGCAGAGGAGGGGCGCCTGGCATGTGGCTCTCCTGCCACAGGGAGCCCCTGGGCCGGAGGGCAGCTCCGAGCGGGCCCCGCGGCAGGCGGGTGCAAAGCCGCACCGCTGTGAGGCCTGCGGCAAGAGCTTCAAGTACAACTCGCTGCTGCTGAAGCACCAGCGCATCCACACGGGCGAGAAGCCCTATGCCTGCCACGAGTGCGGCAAGTGCTTCCGCGGCTGGTCGGGCTTCATCCAGCACCACCGCATCCACACGGGCGAGAAGCCGTACGAGTGCGGCCAGTGCGGGCGCGCCTTCAGCCACAGCTCGCACTTCACGCAGCACCTGCGCATCCACAACGGCGAGAAGCCCTACAAGTGCGGCGACTGCGGCCAGGCCTTCAGCCAGAGCTCCAACCTGGTGCGCCACCAGCGGCTGCACACGGGCGAGAAGCCGTACGCCTGCAGCCAGTGCGGCAAGGCCTTCATCTGGAGCTCCGTGCTCATCGAGCACCAGCGCATCCACACCGGCGAGAAGCCCTACGAGTGCGGCGATTGCGGCAAGGCCTTCCGCGGCCGCTCGCACTTCTTCCGGCACCTGCGGACCCACACCGGCGAGAAGCCCTTCGCCTGTGGCGCCTGCGGCAAGGCCTTCGGCCAGAGCTCGCAGCTCATCCAGCACCAGAGGGTGCACTACCGCGAGTAG
- the Gli4 gene encoding zinc finger protein GLI4 isoform X3 gives MAALGDVEESPPVPPPISLSSPRTPAAPLHLHGHSHGSLGSSPEVPSQPTDLDLQEIAEVKNCRDTWPDSGSEPEQAPSPHTHGAEDGVAPDGGAPRGLLRSLPHRSQRGDSFGQESSLEPPSDQPSRAMPCKQRRGAWHVALLPQGAPGPEGSSERAPRQAGAKPHRCEACGKSFKYNSLLLKHQRIHTGEKPYACHECGKCFRGWSGFIQHHRIHTGEKPYECGQCGRAFSHSSHFTQHLRIHNGEKPYKCGDCGQAFSQSSNLVRHQRLHTGEKPYACSQCGKAFIWSSVLIEHQRIHTGEKPYECGDCGKAFRGRSHFFRHLRTHTGEKPFACGACGKAFGQSSQLIQHQRVHYRE, from the exons ATGGCGGCCCTAGGAGATGTTGAGGAGTCTCCTCCTGTCCCACCCCCCATCAGTCTGTCGTCACCCAGGACACCTGCAGCACCGCTTCACCTCCATGGGCATTCACACG GTTCCCTTGGCTCCAGCCCTGAGGTGCCCTCCCAGCCAACAGACCTGGACCTCCAAGAGATAGCGGAAGTAAAAAATTGCAGAGACACCTGGCCTG ACTCTGGGTCCGAGCCAGAGCAGgctccctctccccacacacaTGGTGCCGAAGATGGGGTGGCTCCAGATGGAGGGGCGCCGCGGGGCCTCCTGAGGAGCCTTCCCCACAGGTCCCAGCGTGGGGACAGCTTTGGGCAGGAGTCCAGCTTGGAGCCGCCGTCTGATCAGCCCAGCAGAGCCATGCCCTGCAAGCAGAGGAGGGGCGCCTGGCATGTGGCTCTCCTGCCACAGGGAGCCCCTGGGCCGGAGGGCAGCTCCGAGCGGGCCCCGCGGCAGGCGGGTGCAAAGCCGCACCGCTGTGAGGCCTGCGGCAAGAGCTTCAAGTACAACTCGCTGCTGCTGAAGCACCAGCGCATCCACACGGGCGAGAAGCCCTATGCCTGCCACGAGTGCGGCAAGTGCTTCCGCGGCTGGTCGGGCTTCATCCAGCACCACCGCATCCACACGGGCGAGAAGCCGTACGAGTGCGGCCAGTGCGGGCGCGCCTTCAGCCACAGCTCGCACTTCACGCAGCACCTGCGCATCCACAACGGCGAGAAGCCCTACAAGTGCGGCGACTGCGGCCAGGCCTTCAGCCAGAGCTCCAACCTGGTGCGCCACCAGCGGCTGCACACGGGCGAGAAGCCGTACGCCTGCAGCCAGTGCGGCAAGGCCTTCATCTGGAGCTCCGTGCTCATCGAGCACCAGCGCATCCACACCGGCGAGAAGCCCTACGAGTGCGGCGATTGCGGCAAGGCCTTCCGCGGCCGCTCGCACTTCTTCCGGCACCTGCGGACCCACACCGGCGAGAAGCCCTTCGCCTGTGGCGCCTGCGGCAAGGCCTTCGGCCAGAGCTCGCAGCTCATCCAGCACCAGAGGGTGCACTACCGCGAGTAG
- the Znf696 gene encoding zinc finger protein 696, translated as METSTAVEADFPSGQAAACAVPVAVQAAQSAGQMLQQGASEAGGCHGEAVPGLLQGPPQALEPLALCELEDTREMARDAPQELFVPEKARRQNDCEDGMSRSDVALNSGSATDRRGRWKGRAYQCSACERSFKCCSDVVKHQSIHCGGKPYECSDCGKAFIHSSHVVRHQRTHTGEKPYVCEECGKAFSQSFNLVRHQRTHTGEKPFECAQCGKAFSQRSDAAKHQRTHTGERLYECHECGRTFIHSSNVIRHRRVHHGENPYECKECGKAFSQSSNLIQHQRVHTGERPYTCQDCGRSFSRSSFLNEHRRIHTGEKPYECGQCGRAFRALSGFFRHQRVHTGEKPFRCAECGRAFRLSFHLIQHQQVHSPD; from the exons ATGGAGACCTCCACAG CTGTGGAAGCTGATTTTCCAAGTGGCCAGGCTGCTGCATGTGCGGTGCCAGTCGCTGTGCAGGCAGCTCAGAGTGCAGGGCAGATGCTACAGCAGGGAGCTTCTGAAGCAGGAGGGtgccatggagaggctgtgccaGGTCTGCTGCAGGGGCCTCCCCAGGCACTGGAGCCTCTTGCCCTTTGTGAACTTGAGGACACCAGAGAGATGGCCAGAGATGCCCCCCAGGAACTGTTTGTTCCCGAGAAAGCTAGAAGGCAGAATGACTGTGAAGACGGTATGTCCAGGTCAGACGTGGCTTTGAATTCAGGCTCTGCGACAGATCGGCGAGGCCGCTGGAAAGGGCGAGCTTACCAGTGCAGTGCCTGTGAGCGGAGCTTCAAGTGCTGCTCGGATGTGGTGAAGCACCAGAGCATCCATTGTGGGGGGAAGCCGTACGAGTGCAGTGACTGCGGGAAGGCCTTCATTCACAGCTCGCACGTGGTCCGGCACCAGCGCACGCACACCGGGGAGAAGCCCTACGTCTGTGAGGAGTGCGGCAAGGCCTTCAGCCAGAGCTTCAACCTGGTGCGACACCAGCGCACCCACACCGGGGAGAAGCCGTTTGAGTGCGCGCAGTGCGGCAAGGCCTTCAGCCAGAGGTCAGACGCTGCCAAGCACCAGCGGACCCACACTGGGGAGAGGCTGTACGAGTGCCACGAGTGTGGCCGAACCTTCATCCACAGCTCCAACGTCATCCGGCACCGGAGGGTTCACCACGGCGAGAACCCGTATGAGTGCAAGGAGTGCGGCAAGGCCTTCAGCCAGAGCTCCAACCTCATCCAGCATCAGCGCGTGCACACCGGGGAGCGGCCCTACACCTGCCAGGACTGTGGCCGCTCCTTCAGCCGCAGCTCCTTCCTCAACGAACACCGCCGGatccacactggggagaagccctacgAGTGTGGCCAGTGTGGCCGCGCGTTCCGGGCGCTGTCCGGCTTCTTCCGGCACCAGAGGGTCCACACAGGCGAGAAGCCTTTCCGCTGCGCCGAGTGTGGGCGGGCGTTCCGCCTTAGCTTTCATCTGATCCAACACCAGCAGGTGCACAGTCCCGACTGA
- the Top1mt gene encoding DNA topoisomerase I, mitochondrial isoform X3 — MLHQEYTTKEVFQNNFFNDWRKEMTEEERELIKHLDKCDFTEIHRHFMDKAAARKALPREEKQKLKEEAKKLQQEFGYCILDGQREKISNFKMEPPGLFCGRGNHPKMGMLKRRIRPEDVTINCGRDAKIPEPPAGHQWKEVRSDNTVMWLATWTESVQNSVKYITLNPSSKLKGQRDQQKYEAARRLKGVVGEIRSQYRADWTSPDVKKRQRAVALYFIDKLALRAGNRKEEGETADTVGCCSLRVEHVQLHAQANGCKYVVELDFLGKDSISYSNRMSVEKPVFENLQLFMKNKSPGDHVFDKLTTSSLNKHLQAWMDGLTAKVFRTYNASITLQKQLQALTHANDSQASKILAYNRANRAVAVLCNHQRAAPRTFMKSLQTLHAKIEAKKAQAAEVQVELVKAKANHLTRGDSKSRRLLQKQWQRLQKLEEQLIQLSAQVKDKEENKHVVLGTSKLSYLDPRISIAWCKKFGVPVEKVYTKTQREKFTWALDTAEDFEF; from the exons ATGTTGCATCAAGAATATACAACAAAGGAGGTTTTTCAAAATAACTTCTTCAACGACTGGCGAAAG GAGATGACCGAAGAGGAGAGGGAACTTATCAAGCACCTGGATAAGTGTGACTTCACAGAGATCCACAGGCACTTCATGGACAAAGCTGCTGCCCGGAAGGCCCTGCCCAGGGAGGAGAAGCAG AAGCTAAAAGAAGAGGCAAAAAAACTTCAGCAAGAGTTTGGATACTGTATTTTAGATGgccagagagaaaaaataagcaatttcaAGATGGAGCCGCCTGGGTTGTTCTGTGGCCGTGGTAACCATCCCAAGATGGGGATGTTGAAGAGGAGAATCAGGCCAGAAGACGTGACCATCAACTGTGGCAG GGATGCAAAGATCCCTGAGCCCCCGGCGGGTCACCAGTGGAAAGAGGTGCGCTCAGATAACACAGTCATGTGGCTGGCAACATGGACGGAGAGCGTCCAGAACTCTGTGAAGTATATCACGCTGAACCCCAGCTCCAAGCTGAAG GGGCAGAGAGACCAGCAGAAGTATGAGGCAGCACGACGCTTGAAGGGGGTTGTGGGTGAGATTCGCTCTCAGTACCGGGCCGACTGGACGTCCCCAGACgtgaagaaaagacagagggCAGTGGCCCTATATTTTATTGATAAG CTGGCCCTGCGAGCAGGTaacaggaaggaggagggtgagaCGGCTGACACGGTGGGCTGCTGCTCCCTCCGTGTGGAGCACGTCCAGCTGCACGCACAGGCCAATGGCTGCAAGTATGTCGTGGAGTTGGACTTCCTGGGAAAGGACTCGATCAGCTACTCTAACCGCATGTCCGTGGAGAAGCCT GTGTTCGAGAACCTGCAGCTGTTCATGAAGAACAAGAGCCCTGGGGACCATGTCTTTGACAAACTGACT ACTTCCAGCCTGAACAAGCACCTGCAGGCCTGGATGGATGGACTGACGGCCAAGGTGTTCCGGACTTACAACGCCTCCATCACTCTGCAGAAGCAGCTGCAGGCGCTGACCCATG CTAACGACAGCCAAGCCTCCAAGATCTTAGCTTACAACCGGGCGAACCGTGCCGTGGCTGTCCTCTGCAACCATCAGCGAGCTGCTCCCAGGACCTTCATGAAGTCGTTGCAGACTCTCCACGCAAAG ATTGAGGCAAAGAAGGCTCAGGCAGCTGAGGTCCAGGTGGAGCTGGTAAAGGCGAAAGCCAACCACTTAACCAGAGGGGACAGCAAGTCCAGAAG GCTCCTGCAGAAGCAGTGGCAGCGGCTACAGAAGCTGGAAGAGCAGCTGATCCAGTTGAGTGCCCAGGTCAAAGACAAGGAGGAAAACAAGCATGTGGTCCTGGGCACCTCCAAGCTCAGCTACCTGGACCCCAGGATCAGCATCGCCTG GTGTAAGAAGTTCGGGGTGCCGGTGGAGAAGGTCTACACCAAGACACAAAGGGAAAAGTTCACCTGGGCTCTTGACACGGCAGAAGACTTTGAATTCTAA